A single genomic interval of Carettochelys insculpta isolate YL-2023 chromosome 16, ASM3395843v1, whole genome shotgun sequence harbors:
- the ANKS3 gene encoding ankyrin repeat and SAM domain-containing protein 3 isoform X1, whose product MSELSDEASESELLNRSLSMWHGVGQMICGEELDVPLDLHTASSIGQYEVVQECIQRGEMDLNKRNRGGWTPLMYASYIGHDTIVHLLLEAGVNVNIPTPEGQTPLMLASSCGNESVAYFLLQQGAELEMKDIHGWTALYHCTSAGHQQMVKFLLDNGANANCKELVYGYTPLMEAAASGHEIIVQYLLSHGVKVDLRENTGATARALAMKYGHMKIVGLMDLHTAPVPKVFCRGPGKYEDLSSSDESCSPPQRQRPVRKVKGPSIHEGPQALAKITAVGIAGKKPSHCEQVPPRGYVTFSDDGSCEGEDLRFRDVTSPINDQDVESSSSREENTCFTNKLASIRSSSSSKCLPKALGVSSEGSLESNEDSDHANKFSSRKQAKSYVKLKTRYSNSESQGLHSPGKAGVPSQRCLLPPHETTPYTGPQDLATFLEQIGCLKYLQVFEEQDIDLRIFLTLTESDLKEIGITLFGPKRKMTSAIARWHSNARPPGDALELAYADRLEAEMQELAIQLHKKCEEVEVLKGQVSQEQELRAVVESCLMERDVAWNDAQVQLQEAQVITRGAEVLLEEMKACQAELSFRLHQGHMAGRILETEAWLGVSECREPKGEGQAGGSASLKSLSLPELLAFLEERVGDMGKVLHSVTQNLEWLRAPERGKQSWPEP is encoded by the exons ATGTCAGAGCTGAGCGACGAAGCCAGTGAATCGGAGCTGCTGAACCGGAGCCTGTCCATGTGGCATGGAGTAGGCCAGATGATATGTGGAGAAGAGCTGGATGTTCCATTGGACCTACACACAGCATCCTCTATTGGCCAGTATGAGGTGGTGCAGGAGTGTATTCAGCG tggagAGATGGATTTAAATAAGAGAAACCGTGGTGGCTGGACCCCGCTGATGTACGCCTCCTATATTGGGCACGATACTATCGTGCacctgctgctggaggctggagtgaATGTGAACATCCCAACGCCGGAGGGACAGACCCCGCTCATGCTGGCCTCCAGCTGCGGCAATGAGAGCGTCGCCTATTTCCTCCTCCAG CAAGGTGCAGAGCTGGAGATGAAGGACATTCATGGCTGGACTGCCCTCTACCACTGCACCAGTGCTGGACACCAGCAGATGGTCAAATTCTTATTGGACAACGGGGCAAACGCCAACTGCaa GGAGCTTGTGTATGGCTATACACCTCTGATGGAAGCAGCTGCTTCTGGCCATGAGATAATTGTCCAGTATCTTCTCAGTCAT GGCGTGAAAGTGGATTTGAGAGAAAACACGGGAGCCACGGCACGGGCTCTGGCCATGAAATATGGACACATGAAGATTGTGGGGCTGATGGATCTACACACAGCTCCCGTGCCCAAGGTCTTCTGCAGGGGCCCAG GAAAATATGAAGATCTGAGCTCCTCTGATGAATCGTGCTCCCCCCCGCAGAGACAGAGACCTGTCCGAAAGGTGAAGGGCCCCAGTATCCACGAAGGGCCCCAGGCTTTAGCTAAGATAACAGCAGTTGGAATTGCAGGGAAGAAACCATCTCACTGTG AGCAGGTCCCTCCCCGGGGCTACGTGACGTTCAGTGACGATGGCAGTTGTGAGGGGGAGGATCTCCGGTTCCGGGACGTCACCTCACCTATCAACGACCAAGACGTGgagagtagcagcagcaggg AGGAGAACACCTGCTTCACCAACAAGTTGgccagcatcaggagcagcagcagcagcaaatgtcTGCCCAAAGCCCTGGGAGTCAGCAGTGAGGGCTCCCTGGAGAGCAATGAG GACTCCGACCATGCGAACAAGTTCTCAAGTCGGAAACAGGCCAAAAGTTACGTGAAGCTCAAGACCCGGTACAGcaacagtgagagccaggggcTTCACAGCCCGGGCAAAGCTGGAGTGCCTAGTCAGCGCTGTCTTCTCCCTCCGCATGAGACCACCCCCTACACAGGACCCCAG GACCTGGCAACCTTCCTGGAGCAGATTGGGTGTCTGAAGTACCTCCAGGTGTTTGAGGAGCAGGACATCGACCTCCGGATCTTCCTGACCCTTACAGAGAGCGATCTGAAGGAAATCGGCATCAC CCTGTTCGGGCCAAAGCGTAAGATGACTTCTGCCATAGCTCGATGGCACAGCAATGCCAGGCCTCCCGGTGATGCCCTTGAGCTGGCCTATGCAGATCGGCTTGAGGCAGAAATGCAGGAGTTGGCCATTCAGCTGCACAAG AAGTGTGAGGAAGTGGAAGTGCTGAAGGGCCAGGTGtcccaggagcaggagctgcgggcGGTGGTCGAGAGCTGCTTGATGGAGCGCGACGTGGCTTGGAATGATGCCCAGGTCCAGCTGCAGGAGGCCCAGGTCATCACCAGGGGTGCTGAGGTCCTGCTGGAGGAGATGAA AGCCTGTCAGGCAGAGCTGAGCTTCCGGCTGCACCAAGGGCACATGGCTGGCAGGATACTGGAGACGGAGGCATGGCTGGGAGTTAGTGAGTGCAGAGAGCCCAAGGGAGAAG GCCAAGCAGGAGGATCAGCTTCCTTGAAGTCCCTGAGCCTGCCTGAGCTGTTAGCATTCCTGGAGGAGCGTGTGGGAGACATGG GGAAGGTTCTGCATTCTGTGACTCAGAATCTGGAGTGGCTCCGGGCCCCAGAGCGAGGCAAACAGAGCTGGCCAGAGCCCTAA
- the ANKS3 gene encoding ankyrin repeat and SAM domain-containing protein 3 isoform X2: protein MSELSDEASESELLNRSLSMWHGVGQMICGEELDVPLDLHTASSIGQYEVVQECIQRGEMDLNKRNRGGWTPLMYASYIGHDTIVHLLLEAGVNVNIPTPEGQTPLMLASSCGNESVAYFLLQQGAELEMKDIHGWTALYHCTSAGHQQMVKFLLDNGANANCKELVYGYTPLMEAAASGHEIIVQYLLSHGVKVDLRENTGATARALAMKYGHMKIVGLMDLHTAPVPKVFCRGPEQVPPRGYVTFSDDGSCEGEDLRFRDVTSPINDQDVESSSSREENTCFTNKLASIRSSSSSKCLPKALGVSSEGSLESNEDSDHANKFSSRKQAKSYVKLKTRYSNSESQGLHSPGKAGVPSQRCLLPPHETTPYTGPQDLATFLEQIGCLKYLQVFEEQDIDLRIFLTLTESDLKEIGITLFGPKRKMTSAIARWHSNARPPGDALELAYADRLEAEMQELAIQLHKKCEEVEVLKGQVSQEQELRAVVESCLMERDVAWNDAQVQLQEAQVITRGAEVLLEEMKACQAELSFRLHQGHMAGRILETEAWLGVSECREPKGEGQAGGSASLKSLSLPELLAFLEERVGDMGKVLHSVTQNLEWLRAPERGKQSWPEP, encoded by the exons ATGTCAGAGCTGAGCGACGAAGCCAGTGAATCGGAGCTGCTGAACCGGAGCCTGTCCATGTGGCATGGAGTAGGCCAGATGATATGTGGAGAAGAGCTGGATGTTCCATTGGACCTACACACAGCATCCTCTATTGGCCAGTATGAGGTGGTGCAGGAGTGTATTCAGCG tggagAGATGGATTTAAATAAGAGAAACCGTGGTGGCTGGACCCCGCTGATGTACGCCTCCTATATTGGGCACGATACTATCGTGCacctgctgctggaggctggagtgaATGTGAACATCCCAACGCCGGAGGGACAGACCCCGCTCATGCTGGCCTCCAGCTGCGGCAATGAGAGCGTCGCCTATTTCCTCCTCCAG CAAGGTGCAGAGCTGGAGATGAAGGACATTCATGGCTGGACTGCCCTCTACCACTGCACCAGTGCTGGACACCAGCAGATGGTCAAATTCTTATTGGACAACGGGGCAAACGCCAACTGCaa GGAGCTTGTGTATGGCTATACACCTCTGATGGAAGCAGCTGCTTCTGGCCATGAGATAATTGTCCAGTATCTTCTCAGTCAT GGCGTGAAAGTGGATTTGAGAGAAAACACGGGAGCCACGGCACGGGCTCTGGCCATGAAATATGGACACATGAAGATTGTGGGGCTGATGGATCTACACACAGCTCCCGTGCCCAAGGTCTTCTGCAGGGGCCCAG AGCAGGTCCCTCCCCGGGGCTACGTGACGTTCAGTGACGATGGCAGTTGTGAGGGGGAGGATCTCCGGTTCCGGGACGTCACCTCACCTATCAACGACCAAGACGTGgagagtagcagcagcaggg AGGAGAACACCTGCTTCACCAACAAGTTGgccagcatcaggagcagcagcagcagcaaatgtcTGCCCAAAGCCCTGGGAGTCAGCAGTGAGGGCTCCCTGGAGAGCAATGAG GACTCCGACCATGCGAACAAGTTCTCAAGTCGGAAACAGGCCAAAAGTTACGTGAAGCTCAAGACCCGGTACAGcaacagtgagagccaggggcTTCACAGCCCGGGCAAAGCTGGAGTGCCTAGTCAGCGCTGTCTTCTCCCTCCGCATGAGACCACCCCCTACACAGGACCCCAG GACCTGGCAACCTTCCTGGAGCAGATTGGGTGTCTGAAGTACCTCCAGGTGTTTGAGGAGCAGGACATCGACCTCCGGATCTTCCTGACCCTTACAGAGAGCGATCTGAAGGAAATCGGCATCAC CCTGTTCGGGCCAAAGCGTAAGATGACTTCTGCCATAGCTCGATGGCACAGCAATGCCAGGCCTCCCGGTGATGCCCTTGAGCTGGCCTATGCAGATCGGCTTGAGGCAGAAATGCAGGAGTTGGCCATTCAGCTGCACAAG AAGTGTGAGGAAGTGGAAGTGCTGAAGGGCCAGGTGtcccaggagcaggagctgcgggcGGTGGTCGAGAGCTGCTTGATGGAGCGCGACGTGGCTTGGAATGATGCCCAGGTCCAGCTGCAGGAGGCCCAGGTCATCACCAGGGGTGCTGAGGTCCTGCTGGAGGAGATGAA AGCCTGTCAGGCAGAGCTGAGCTTCCGGCTGCACCAAGGGCACATGGCTGGCAGGATACTGGAGACGGAGGCATGGCTGGGAGTTAGTGAGTGCAGAGAGCCCAAGGGAGAAG GCCAAGCAGGAGGATCAGCTTCCTTGAAGTCCCTGAGCCTGCCTGAGCTGTTAGCATTCCTGGAGGAGCGTGTGGGAGACATGG GGAAGGTTCTGCATTCTGTGACTCAGAATCTGGAGTGGCTCCGGGCCCCAGAGCGAGGCAAACAGAGCTGGCCAGAGCCCTAA
- the ANKS3 gene encoding ankyrin repeat and SAM domain-containing protein 3 isoform X3, producing MKDIHGWTALYHCTSAGHQQMVKFLLDNGANANCKELVYGYTPLMEAAASGHEIIVQYLLSHGVKVDLRENTGATARALAMKYGHMKIVGLMDLHTAPVPKVFCRGPGKYEDLSSSDESCSPPQRQRPVRKVKGPSIHEGPQALAKITAVGIAGKKPSHCEQVPPRGYVTFSDDGSCEGEDLRFRDVTSPINDQDVESSSSREENTCFTNKLASIRSSSSSKCLPKALGVSSEGSLESNEDSDHANKFSSRKQAKSYVKLKTRYSNSESQGLHSPGKAGVPSQRCLLPPHETTPYTGPQDLATFLEQIGCLKYLQVFEEQDIDLRIFLTLTESDLKEIGITLFGPKRKMTSAIARWHSNARPPGDALELAYADRLEAEMQELAIQLHKKCEEVEVLKGQVSQEQELRAVVESCLMERDVAWNDAQVQLQEAQVITRGAEVLLEEMKACQAELSFRLHQGHMAGRILETEAWLGVSECREPKGEGQAGGSASLKSLSLPELLAFLEERVGDMGKVLHSVTQNLEWLRAPERGKQSWPEP from the exons ATGAAGGACATTCATGGCTGGACTGCCCTCTACCACTGCACCAGTGCTGGACACCAGCAGATGGTCAAATTCTTATTGGACAACGGGGCAAACGCCAACTGCaa GGAGCTTGTGTATGGCTATACACCTCTGATGGAAGCAGCTGCTTCTGGCCATGAGATAATTGTCCAGTATCTTCTCAGTCAT GGCGTGAAAGTGGATTTGAGAGAAAACACGGGAGCCACGGCACGGGCTCTGGCCATGAAATATGGACACATGAAGATTGTGGGGCTGATGGATCTACACACAGCTCCCGTGCCCAAGGTCTTCTGCAGGGGCCCAG GAAAATATGAAGATCTGAGCTCCTCTGATGAATCGTGCTCCCCCCCGCAGAGACAGAGACCTGTCCGAAAGGTGAAGGGCCCCAGTATCCACGAAGGGCCCCAGGCTTTAGCTAAGATAACAGCAGTTGGAATTGCAGGGAAGAAACCATCTCACTGTG AGCAGGTCCCTCCCCGGGGCTACGTGACGTTCAGTGACGATGGCAGTTGTGAGGGGGAGGATCTCCGGTTCCGGGACGTCACCTCACCTATCAACGACCAAGACGTGgagagtagcagcagcaggg AGGAGAACACCTGCTTCACCAACAAGTTGgccagcatcaggagcagcagcagcagcaaatgtcTGCCCAAAGCCCTGGGAGTCAGCAGTGAGGGCTCCCTGGAGAGCAATGAG GACTCCGACCATGCGAACAAGTTCTCAAGTCGGAAACAGGCCAAAAGTTACGTGAAGCTCAAGACCCGGTACAGcaacagtgagagccaggggcTTCACAGCCCGGGCAAAGCTGGAGTGCCTAGTCAGCGCTGTCTTCTCCCTCCGCATGAGACCACCCCCTACACAGGACCCCAG GACCTGGCAACCTTCCTGGAGCAGATTGGGTGTCTGAAGTACCTCCAGGTGTTTGAGGAGCAGGACATCGACCTCCGGATCTTCCTGACCCTTACAGAGAGCGATCTGAAGGAAATCGGCATCAC CCTGTTCGGGCCAAAGCGTAAGATGACTTCTGCCATAGCTCGATGGCACAGCAATGCCAGGCCTCCCGGTGATGCCCTTGAGCTGGCCTATGCAGATCGGCTTGAGGCAGAAATGCAGGAGTTGGCCATTCAGCTGCACAAG AAGTGTGAGGAAGTGGAAGTGCTGAAGGGCCAGGTGtcccaggagcaggagctgcgggcGGTGGTCGAGAGCTGCTTGATGGAGCGCGACGTGGCTTGGAATGATGCCCAGGTCCAGCTGCAGGAGGCCCAGGTCATCACCAGGGGTGCTGAGGTCCTGCTGGAGGAGATGAA AGCCTGTCAGGCAGAGCTGAGCTTCCGGCTGCACCAAGGGCACATGGCTGGCAGGATACTGGAGACGGAGGCATGGCTGGGAGTTAGTGAGTGCAGAGAGCCCAAGGGAGAAG GCCAAGCAGGAGGATCAGCTTCCTTGAAGTCCCTGAGCCTGCCTGAGCTGTTAGCATTCCTGGAGGAGCGTGTGGGAGACATGG GGAAGGTTCTGCATTCTGTGACTCAGAATCTGGAGTGGCTCCGGGCCCCAGAGCGAGGCAAACAGAGCTGGCCAGAGCCCTAA